A genomic segment from Saprospiraceae bacterium encodes:
- the tpiA gene encoding triose-phosphate isomerase, translating to MKRQHIVAGNWKMNLSFEEGRDLAKAVAEGVKENGTEVILAPPFIHLAMINGIVQEKLNLKLAAQNCHQEVAGAYTGEVSIGMLKSVGVEYVILGHSERREYFGEAEELLAKKVDIVLNNGLKPIFCCGEKLEVREAGNHLSHVANQVKGALFHLSSEDFDKVVIAYEPVWAIGTGVTAAPEQAQEMHAFIRQLIAGKYGEHLADSTSILYGGSVKPSNAKELFSQADVDGGLVGGASLNAQDFLALTVSF from the coding sequence ATGAAAAGACAACATATTGTCGCTGGAAACTGGAAAATGAACCTATCTTTTGAAGAAGGCCGCGATTTGGCTAAAGCAGTTGCGGAAGGTGTAAAAGAGAATGGTACCGAAGTGATTTTAGCACCGCCGTTTATTCATTTGGCGATGATAAATGGTATTGTACAGGAGAAGCTCAACCTGAAGTTGGCAGCCCAAAATTGCCATCAGGAAGTTGCTGGGGCCTATACTGGAGAAGTATCGATTGGGATGCTTAAATCTGTTGGGGTCGAATATGTGATCTTGGGCCATTCTGAGCGAAGAGAATACTTTGGAGAGGCGGAGGAACTGCTAGCAAAAAAAGTAGACATCGTATTGAACAATGGATTGAAGCCGATTTTTTGCTGTGGTGAAAAGCTGGAGGTTCGAGAAGCGGGCAATCATTTAAGCCATGTAGCGAATCAGGTAAAAGGAGCCCTTTTCCACCTAAGTTCCGAAGATTTTGACAAAGTGGTGATTGCTTATGAACCTGTTTGGGCGATTGGTACAGGCGTTACGGCGGCCCCTGAACAAGCCCAGGAAATGCATGCTTTTATCCGGCAACTGATCGCCGGTAAATACGGTGAGCATTTAGCTGATTCAACCAGCATCTTATATGGCGGCAGTGTTAAGCCTAGCAATGCCAAAGAACTTTTTTCACAAGCCGATGTAGATGGTGGCTTAGTTGGCGGCGCTTCCTTGAATGCACAAGACTTTTTGGCCTTAACGGTAAGTTTTTAA
- a CDS encoding heme-binding domain-containing protein, with translation MRKTLTLVSLFAFCVLIFSGFVLNTSTATVAPKFKMSKKIDAIVQGKCYGCHSDKGKAEKAKAKLKWDDLASLPAADLKKKMESIGMVVEKGAMPPARMVENNPDMKLTDKETKALQKWAAKFSK, from the coding sequence ATGCGAAAAACATTAACATTAGTCTCTTTGTTTGCCTTTTGTGTCTTAATTTTCTCTGGTTTTGTGCTAAACACGTCAACGGCAACGGTTGCTCCAAAATTTAAAATGAGCAAAAAAATAGATGCAATTGTACAAGGTAAATGTTATGGCTGCCATAGTGACAAAGGCAAAGCAGAAAAAGCCAAAGCAAAGCTCAAATGGGATGACTTAGCTAGTTTGCCTGCGGCTGATCTCAAAAAAAAGATGGAATCCATTGGAATGGTGGTTGAAAAAGGCGCTATGCCACCCGCAAGAATGGTGGAAAATAACCCAGACATGAAATTGACCGACAAAGAAACAAAGGCCCTCCAAAAGTGGGCAGCTAAATTTTCGAAATAA
- a CDS encoding NADP-dependent oxidoreductase, whose protein sequence is MNTQVKLANRPEGLPDVSTWSIESHPIPSIGEGEFLIKQHYISLDPAMRGWMRDVRSYIPPVQLGDVMRAGAVGEVIASNHADFKIGDYVLGTGGVQQYVATNGKGWVKVYGKAENLPLFLGTLGMPGFTAYFGLLKVGALKEGEKVLVSGGAGAVGSVVGQIAKIKGCHVVGIAGGAEKCKYMVDVLGFDAAIDYKTEDVKAAIKEKCPEGIDVYFDNVGGEILDAALTRINRHARIVICGAISQYNATEAPKGPSNYLSLLVNRARMEGFVVFDFAKDYALAGAEMAKWMAEGKLKSKESIYEGIENFHETFLRLFSGDKQGKLVLKVSED, encoded by the coding sequence ATGAATACACAAGTTAAGCTAGCCAATCGTCCAGAAGGACTGCCAGATGTTTCTACTTGGTCTATTGAGTCGCACCCTATTCCAAGCATAGGTGAAGGAGAATTTTTGATCAAACAACATTATATTTCACTGGATCCCGCCATGAGAGGCTGGATGCGCGATGTTCGTTCATATATCCCTCCGGTTCAATTAGGAGATGTCATGCGTGCGGGAGCGGTAGGAGAGGTTATCGCTTCTAATCATGCTGATTTCAAGATTGGAGATTATGTTTTAGGAACTGGTGGGGTTCAGCAATATGTGGCAACCAATGGAAAAGGTTGGGTCAAGGTTTATGGAAAGGCTGAAAACCTTCCTTTGTTTCTGGGAACCCTTGGTATGCCTGGATTTACCGCCTATTTTGGGCTTTTAAAAGTAGGTGCTTTGAAGGAAGGCGAAAAAGTGCTGGTCTCCGGAGGCGCAGGCGCAGTAGGCAGCGTAGTTGGTCAAATCGCAAAGATCAAGGGATGTCACGTGGTTGGCATAGCTGGAGGTGCGGAGAAGTGCAAATACATGGTGGATGTGCTCGGATTTGACGCCGCCATTGATTATAAAACGGAAGATGTAAAAGCGGCTATAAAAGAAAAGTGTCCCGAGGGAATAGATGTATATTTTGATAATGTAGGGGGAGAAATTTTGGATGCTGCCTTGACCAGGATCAACCGCCATGCCCGGATTGTCATTTGCGGCGCTATTTCTCAATATAATGCTACCGAAGCCCCCAAAGGTCCTTCCAATTATTTGTCGCTTTTAGTCAATCGTGCCCGCATGGAGGGGTTTGTTGTTTTTGATTTTGCTAAAGATTATGCGCTGGCAGGTGCCGAAATGGCCAAATGGATGGCAGAAGGCAAACTAAAGAGCAAAGAATCTATTTATGAAGGGATCGAAAATTTTCATGAAACCTTCTTACGCCTATTCAGTGGAGATAAACAGGGTAAATTAGTCCTGAAGGTGAGTGAAGATTAA
- a CDS encoding glucose 1-dehydrogenase encodes MEIFSLKGKVAIITGGGSGIGEQISRVFGEAGADVRILEFRPAEGEKVAQAIREAGGVATCHQVDVSQQVQLIECCKQIMTETGKIDILVNNAGIAHIGKLHTTSEEDFDRIYAVNIKGVYNAMFAVIPYMMAQKSGVIINMGSIASMLGLPDRFAYSSSKGAVEVMTYSVARDYLAYNIRCNSIAPARVHTPFVDNFLAQNYPGKEKEMYEQLSKTQPIGRMAQPIEIAHLARYLCSEEASFITGTNFPIDGGFVRLNT; translated from the coding sequence ATGGAAATATTCAGCCTCAAAGGAAAAGTAGCCATCATCACAGGAGGTGGTAGTGGAATTGGAGAACAAATTAGCCGTGTTTTTGGTGAAGCAGGAGCGGATGTGAGAATCCTCGAATTCAGACCAGCAGAAGGTGAGAAGGTCGCACAGGCAATACGAGAAGCTGGTGGAGTGGCCACTTGTCACCAGGTGGATGTGAGCCAGCAGGTACAATTGATTGAATGTTGTAAACAAATAATGACAGAAACGGGAAAAATCGATATCCTGGTAAATAATGCGGGTATTGCCCACATTGGAAAATTACATACGACTTCTGAGGAAGATTTTGACCGTATTTATGCTGTCAACATTAAGGGCGTTTACAATGCCATGTTTGCAGTTATCCCCTATATGATGGCGCAAAAAAGCGGGGTCATTATCAATATGGGGTCCATCGCTTCCATGCTTGGCTTACCGGATCGTTTTGCATACTCCAGCAGCAAAGGAGCTGTTGAAGTGATGACCTATTCCGTTGCTAGAGATTACTTAGCGTATAATATTCGTTGTAATAGCATTGCTCCTGCAAGGGTCCACACGCCTTTTGTGGACAATTTTCTAGCCCAGAATTATCCCGGCAAAGAAAAAGAGATGTACGAACAATTGTCCAAAACCCAGCCAATAGGACGCATGGCTCAACCTATTGAGATTGCTCATCTGGCCCGTTACCTTTGCTCCGAAGAGGCCAGTTTTATTACGGGGACTAATTTCCCAATCGATGGGGGTTTTGTTAGGTTGAATACTTGA